Proteins encoded in a region of the Planococcus citri chromosome 1, ihPlaCitr1.1, whole genome shotgun sequence genome:
- the LOC135844665 gene encoding uncharacterized protein LOC135844665: MCNYSSVLIFYALILLTQISKGNGLKCYECRSNSTLDAATKNCLDGNEKVPIKEYTPMPGFTAVCVTFKRRWEDGYIKVWRRGYDRLPGKVGYNAACAYLSAYDYDLPDVDCEVCGTDRCNNKDVKADKISH, encoded by the exons ATGTGTAACTACAGTTCGGTTTTAATATTTTACGCTTTGATCTTGTTGACTCAAATATCAAAAG GAAATGGTTTGAAATGTTATGAGTGTCGCTCAAACAGTACTTTGGACGCTGCAACTAAAAATTGTTTGGATGGGAACGAGAAAGTCCCTATAAAGGAATACACACCTATGCCAGGTTTTACAGCGGTATGTGTCACCTTCAAACGTCGATGGGAAG atGGATATATTAAAGTGTGGCGAAGGGGATATGATAGGTTGCCCGGAAAGGTTGGATATAATGCTGCTTGCGCATACTTGAGCGCATATGATTATGATCTTCCTGATGTTGATTGTGAAGTTTGTGGAACAGATCGCTGCAACAACAAAGATGTCAAGGCTGATAAAATTTCACACTAG